A single region of the Ascaphus truei isolate aAscTru1 chromosome 6, aAscTru1.hap1, whole genome shotgun sequence genome encodes:
- the LOC142498071 gene encoding indolethylamine N-methyltransferase-like, with translation MESSLHKHYHDEEFDPRGFIDTYFYNGTNDMFEEVVVYFITQLFKTFSSGRVRGETLLDVSTGPLAFHLLTACDYFKEINVIEFTDANIREFEMWRNKEPGAADWSHAAKIVCDLEGKSEEWQGKEDKARRSVKRVVKCDLTKDNPLDPVVLPKMDCLLSIGILQAVSKDHQAFCSNLKKLASMLKTGGHIILMGAYNTSCYMIGEHKFFCLSYGEDFIREAVCDAGFIIENLEALPTKKTSNFVDYDHVMFMIARKEREV, from the exons ATGGAATCCAGTCTCCACAAGCATTACCATGATGAAGAGTTTGATCCCAGAGGGTTTATCGATACATATTTCTATAATGGAACTAATGATATGTTTGAGGAGGTtgttgtatattttattacacaattgTTTAAAACGTTCTCTTCAG GTCGtgtgagaggggaaaccctgCTCGATGTTTCCACTGGGCCGCTCGCTTTCCATCTCTTAACCGCCTGTGATTACTTCAAAGAGATCAATGTGATAGAATTTACTGATGCAAATATCAGGGAATTTGAAATGTGGAGGAACAAGGAGCCTGGAGCTGCTGACTGGTCTCACGCTGCAAAAATAGTTTGTGATCTAGAAGGGAAGAG CGAGGAGTGGCAAGGAAAGGAAGACAAAGCAAGAAGATCAGTGAAACGCGTTGTCAAATGTGATCTCACCAAAGATAACCCTTTAGATCCTGTAGTCCTGCCAAAGATGGACTGTCTGCTCAGCATTGGTATCTTACAAGCTGTTAGCAAGGACCATCAGGCTTTCTGTAGCAACCTGAAAAAACTAGCGTCAATGCTAAAAACTGGGGGACACATTATACTGATGGGGGCATATAATACTTCATGCTATATGATTGGTGAGCACAAGTTCTTCTGTCTGTCATATGGTGAGGATTTTATTAGAGAGGCTGTTTGTGATGCAGGATTCATCATTGAGAATTTGGAAGCATTACCTACTAAAAAGACCAGCAATTTTGTAGATTATGATCATGTTATGTTTATGATAGCACGCAAGGAGAGGGAGGTTTAG